One stretch of Corallococcus exiguus DNA includes these proteins:
- a CDS encoding tetratricopeptide repeat protein, whose protein sequence is MVAQQKTEKIRQQELRQPDAFQKAGADARDWLMQRQKFLAIGAGVLVLGAVGVAIASEVSKRGEETASMALGQALTVLDRPVTGVDPADPSATEPPFPTEGARDEEVVKQLAAFRKEHGGTRSATTAALPQAKAEFRLGKNDDALASLDVFLKGAPENDALRASALEGQGYAYEAKGDYAQAITSFEAMEKADTGEYLIGMGAYHKARMLILQGKKDDAAQVLSKIPTDHPNSAAARQATERMAVLAAEGVKVPTPAPPAAPATDSGQP, encoded by the coding sequence ATCGTGGCCCAGCAGAAGACCGAGAAGATTCGCCAGCAGGAGCTTCGTCAGCCGGACGCCTTCCAGAAGGCGGGAGCGGACGCGCGGGACTGGCTGATGCAGCGCCAGAAGTTCCTCGCCATCGGCGCGGGCGTGCTCGTGCTGGGCGCGGTGGGCGTGGCCATCGCCAGTGAGGTCTCCAAGCGCGGCGAGGAGACTGCCTCCATGGCCCTGGGCCAGGCGCTCACCGTCCTGGACCGCCCCGTGACGGGCGTGGACCCGGCGGACCCGTCCGCCACGGAGCCCCCGTTCCCCACGGAGGGGGCCCGCGACGAGGAGGTCGTGAAGCAGCTGGCCGCCTTCCGCAAGGAGCACGGCGGCACCCGCTCGGCGACGACGGCCGCCCTGCCGCAGGCCAAGGCCGAGTTCCGGCTGGGCAAGAACGACGACGCCCTGGCGTCCCTGGACGTCTTCCTCAAGGGCGCCCCGGAGAACGACGCCCTGCGCGCGAGCGCCCTGGAAGGCCAGGGCTACGCCTACGAGGCCAAGGGTGACTACGCCCAGGCCATCACCTCCTTCGAGGCGATGGAGAAGGCGGACACCGGCGAGTACCTGATCGGCATGGGCGCGTACCACAAGGCGCGCATGCTGATTCTCCAGGGCAAGAAGGACGACGCCGCCCAGGTGCTGTCGAAGATTCCGACGGACCACCCGAACAGCGCCGCGGCCCGTCAGGCCACCGAGCGCATGGCGGTGCTGGCCGCGGAGGGCGTGAAGGTGCCCACGCCGGCACCTCCCGCCGCGCCGGCCACGGACTCGGGGCAGCCGTAG
- a CDS encoding outer membrane protein assembly factor BamB family protein: protein MVAGVGLLAGCATAPLYGNPELPAAPRQPPVDFFQVNWWTGLVDKVPLLEYSPREPASPVYDPESRNVIVQTRDGYVRAVGPDAKVSWTFRTGARALAGGLVSEGVVYLPGGDGVLYALDGRTGAVKWKYATSESLATVPVLADGLVLVATDTDTVFAVKATDGTWVWQYRRDPPSGFTIRGASAPKVDQDTAYVGFSDGFLVALKVEDGGVVWEKSLSGAGTEFLDVDTTPAIDSAGRLYVASYKNGLYALEADTGAVIWNASVGGLTSLLSRGEVVFATGDGRLDAYLGETGKLIWSLPLKDKTAFAPVLARGMLLVPNERALLFVDPTTGKSRLAWNPGVGISAPPFVVGSRVYVLSNNAYLYALDMNDVKKGPRW from the coding sequence ATGGTGGCCGGGGTAGGGCTCCTGGCCGGGTGCGCGACGGCGCCGCTGTACGGCAACCCGGAGCTGCCCGCGGCGCCCCGTCAGCCGCCGGTGGATTTCTTCCAGGTGAACTGGTGGACGGGGCTCGTCGACAAGGTCCCGCTGCTGGAGTACTCGCCGCGCGAGCCCGCCTCTCCGGTGTACGACCCGGAGAGCCGGAACGTCATCGTGCAGACGCGTGACGGTTATGTCCGCGCGGTGGGGCCGGACGCGAAGGTGTCCTGGACCTTCCGCACGGGGGCCCGGGCGCTCGCGGGCGGCCTGGTCAGCGAGGGCGTCGTCTACCTGCCGGGCGGGGATGGCGTGCTGTACGCGCTGGACGGACGCACCGGCGCGGTGAAGTGGAAGTACGCCACCAGCGAGTCCCTGGCCACGGTGCCGGTGCTCGCGGACGGCCTGGTGCTGGTGGCCACGGACACCGACACGGTGTTCGCGGTGAAGGCCACGGACGGCACCTGGGTGTGGCAGTACCGGCGCGACCCGCCGTCCGGCTTCACCATCCGGGGCGCCTCCGCGCCGAAGGTGGACCAGGACACCGCGTACGTCGGCTTCTCCGACGGCTTCCTCGTCGCCCTCAAGGTGGAGGACGGCGGCGTCGTCTGGGAGAAGTCCCTGTCGGGCGCGGGCACGGAGTTCCTGGACGTGGACACCACGCCCGCCATCGACTCGGCGGGGCGGCTGTATGTGGCCTCGTACAAGAACGGCCTGTACGCCCTGGAGGCGGATACCGGCGCCGTCATCTGGAACGCCAGCGTGGGTGGCCTGACGTCGCTCCTGTCGCGCGGCGAGGTGGTGTTCGCCACTGGCGACGGCCGCCTGGACGCCTACCTGGGGGAGACGGGGAAGCTCATCTGGTCGCTCCCCCTCAAGGACAAGACGGCGTTCGCTCCCGTGTTGGCGCGGGGAATGCTCCTGGTGCCCAACGAGCGTGCGCTGCTGTTCGTGGATCCGACGACGGGCAAGTCGCGCCTGGCGTGGAACCCGGGCGTGGGCATCTCCGCGCCGCCGTTCGTGGTGGGCTCGCGGGTGTACGTGCTGTCCAACAACGCGTACCTGTACGCGCTGGACATGAACGACGTGAAGAAGGGGCCGCGCTGGTGA
- a CDS encoding (deoxy)nucleoside triphosphate pyrophosphohydrolase, translated as MTRAVPRTVRVVAALIPRPGPEDGGPRYLVQQRLPGGSRALLWEFPGGKVEAGETDEAALARECREELDVELSVGRRLWEGRHTYPDLTVELVLLAATIVSGEPKPLGAHQLAFHTPTEMQALPFCEADVPLLDDLLAGRLGALD; from the coding sequence GTGACGCGCGCCGTGCCCCGGACGGTGCGGGTGGTGGCCGCGCTGATTCCCCGGCCCGGTCCGGAAGACGGCGGGCCGCGGTACCTGGTCCAGCAGCGCCTTCCCGGTGGGAGCCGCGCGCTCCTCTGGGAGTTCCCCGGCGGCAAGGTGGAGGCGGGCGAAACGGACGAGGCCGCCCTCGCGCGCGAGTGCCGCGAGGAGCTGGACGTGGAGCTGTCCGTGGGCCGCCGCCTGTGGGAGGGCCGGCACACGTACCCGGACCTCACGGTGGAGCTGGTGCTGCTCGCGGCCACGATTGTGTCCGGTGAGCCGAAGCCGCTGGGCGCGCACCAGCTGGCGTTTCACACGCCCACGGAGATGCAGGCGCTGCCGTTCTGCGAGGCGGACGTGCCGCTCCTGGATGATCTGCTGGCGGGAAGGCTGGGTGCGCTCGATTGA
- a CDS encoding ribonuclease H-like domain-containing protein yields the protein MLLHTFQLIPGVGPWREKDLWSKGIRTWDDFPDGGIVISRKADTAARERIAEARAALARRDLKDLARMVPPREHWRLFPEFQDDAVYFDIETDGSKTQVPTVVSLFDAAGLHVFIQGRNMDALPEAMAKRRLWVTFNGSCFDVPVLKEYFGEKNFPVPEAHIDLRFVTRRLGMGGGLKEIEDKLGVGRPPHLKGVNGYDAVLLWRAYLRRGDVEALRYLVEYNLYDSFQLRSLMDLAYNKGADDLNLDVPRLKVFERGDLLYDVSRLLLELGPTERDVDTLARVRAMEQDS from the coding sequence ATGCTGCTGCACACGTTCCAGCTCATCCCCGGCGTGGGGCCGTGGCGCGAGAAGGACCTGTGGTCCAAGGGCATCCGGACCTGGGATGACTTCCCGGACGGCGGCATCGTCATCAGCCGCAAGGCGGACACGGCGGCCCGCGAGCGCATCGCGGAGGCCCGGGCGGCGCTGGCCCGGCGCGACTTGAAGGACCTGGCCCGCATGGTGCCGCCGCGCGAGCACTGGCGTCTGTTCCCGGAGTTCCAGGACGACGCCGTCTACTTCGACATCGAGACGGACGGCAGCAAGACGCAGGTGCCCACGGTGGTGAGCCTGTTCGACGCCGCGGGGCTGCACGTCTTCATCCAGGGCCGGAACATGGACGCGCTGCCAGAGGCCATGGCGAAGCGGCGGCTGTGGGTGACGTTCAACGGCTCGTGCTTCGACGTGCCGGTGCTGAAGGAGTACTTCGGCGAGAAGAACTTCCCGGTGCCGGAGGCGCACATCGACCTGCGCTTCGTGACGCGGCGGCTGGGGATGGGCGGCGGGCTGAAGGAGATTGAGGACAAGCTGGGCGTGGGACGGCCGCCGCACCTGAAGGGTGTGAATGGCTACGACGCGGTGCTGCTGTGGCGTGCGTACCTGCGGCGCGGCGACGTGGAGGCCCTGCGCTACCTGGTCGAGTACAACCTCTACGACTCGTTCCAGCTCCGGTCGCTGATGGACCTTGCGTACAACAAGGGCGCGGACGACCTGAACCTGGACGTCCCCCGGCTGAAGGTCTTCGAGCGCGGGGACCTGCTGTACGACGTGAGCCGGCTGCTCCTGGAGTTGGGCCCCACCGAGCGCGACGTGGACACGCTCGCGCGCGTGCGGGCCATGGAGCAGGATTCCTGA